The Micromonospora sp. Llam0 genome includes a window with the following:
- a CDS encoding aspartate aminotransferase family protein translates to MGADSFPAEEPVLGPGISEAVEWAGLVVAEARGMHLIRPDGSRVTDLMGAAGVNLLGHSHPGYVRAMAGQLQRWMIGAHGSDARRDMGRQLQRLLPEQLNRIQLYSSGSEAVEAALRLAKSATGRYEILSFWQSFHGRTMGSLAHTSGARNGLGPPAPGSISAPYADCARCPLRLSYPSCDFACVDLARDVLREQSSGALAAVLVEPVQGRAGNVSPPAGYLARLRQLADEHGALLIADESMTGMGRTGEVFASDHPDVRPDIMVLGKGLGNGYPVSAVCSSLELMERGPFGAPSASSSSYGGFPLACRAVAVVAETVREQGLAGRARLLGERLLARLSESLVDLPLVAEVRGRGLAIGIELDVADKGQLRHVFQRLLSAGVLVMTGGRTLRLYPPLTADETELMAAADTLSEVLRRHWDGQ, encoded by the coding sequence GTGGGTGCCGACTCGTTCCCGGCCGAGGAACCGGTCCTGGGTCCTGGGATCTCCGAGGCCGTCGAGTGGGCGGGGCTGGTCGTCGCCGAGGCTCGCGGCATGCATCTGATCCGGCCGGACGGCAGCCGCGTCACGGATCTCATGGGTGCCGCCGGCGTCAACCTGCTCGGTCACTCGCACCCCGGCTACGTCCGGGCGATGGCAGGTCAGCTGCAACGCTGGATGATCGGCGCGCACGGCTCGGACGCCCGGCGGGACATGGGGCGGCAGCTTCAGCGTCTGTTGCCCGAACAGCTCAACCGCATCCAGCTCTACAGCAGCGGCAGCGAAGCAGTCGAGGCCGCCCTCCGGCTGGCGAAGTCCGCCACCGGACGGTACGAGATCCTGTCGTTCTGGCAGTCGTTCCATGGCCGGACCATGGGTAGCCTCGCCCACACCAGCGGTGCCCGCAACGGCCTCGGCCCGCCGGCGCCTGGAAGCATCAGCGCCCCGTACGCCGACTGCGCCCGATGTCCCCTGCGCCTGTCCTATCCCAGCTGCGACTTCGCCTGCGTCGACCTGGCACGCGACGTCCTGCGGGAGCAGTCCAGCGGCGCACTCGCCGCCGTCCTCGTCGAGCCGGTACAGGGCCGGGCCGGCAACGTGTCGCCGCCAGCGGGTTATCTGGCCCGGCTCAGGCAACTCGCCGACGAGCACGGAGCGTTGCTCATCGCCGACGAGTCGATGACTGGCATGGGTCGTACCGGCGAGGTCTTCGCCAGCGACCACCCGGACGTACGCCCGGACATCATGGTGCTCGGCAAAGGGCTCGGTAACGGTTATCCGGTGTCCGCGGTCTGCTCGTCGCTGGAACTCATGGAACGCGGACCGTTCGGCGCACCCAGCGCGAGTTCGTCGAGCTACGGCGGGTTCCCCCTGGCCTGTCGGGCCGTCGCGGTTGTCGCCGAGACCGTGCGGGAGCAGGGTCTGGCCGGTCGGGCGCGCCTGCTCGGCGAACGGCTGCTCGCTCGGCTCTCGGAGTCCCTGGTCGATCTTCCGCTGGTCGCCGAGGTGCGCGGCCGGGGCCTCGCGATCGGGATCGAGTTGGACGTCGCCGACAAGGGGCAACTGCGCCACGTCTTCCAACGGTTGCTCAGCGCCGGGGTCCTGGTCATGACCGGAGGGCGTACGCTCCGGTTGTACCCGCCGCTGACCGCTGACGAGACCGAACTGATGGCGGCTGCCGACACCCTGTCCGAAGTGCTCCGACGGCACTGGGACGGGCAATGA
- a CDS encoding Gfo/Idh/MocA family protein, producing MIRVAVVGYGRCGEAHARCYAGMPDAAVVAVADPTPTRRRLARRHHPHAEVVRSSTELSAEVDLALICTPPSSHETYIEESLLRGAHVFCEKPVFLDPVNGRRLIDLASARARIIFPGHNYLFAPVLNALREQCSPARIGRPQRVEITIDRTRPAPGISDWRPDWRSDRGVAGGGILVDHGAHCVYLTEWLCDRRIRQVSCRIRYGASGIDHWSELRLRLGGGATATVTLDWRAASRRTAYRVIGEYGTAAAVLDDQPGAVPGGRVAGAVPAQGRSGHAHSDWMPEMAREVLRHVACASDVRTLAAPALTVAEVIAAAYASARAGSRWHAVDAHDPERTHRPS from the coding sequence ATGATCAGGGTCGCGGTGGTTGGCTACGGCCGCTGCGGCGAGGCCCATGCACGCTGCTACGCCGGCATGCCGGACGCGGCTGTCGTCGCGGTCGCGGACCCGACTCCGACGAGGCGGCGGCTCGCCCGTCGCCACCACCCGCACGCGGAGGTGGTCCGGTCGTCCACTGAACTCAGCGCCGAGGTCGACCTGGCGCTGATCTGCACCCCGCCGAGCAGCCACGAGACGTACATCGAAGAGTCGCTGCTGCGCGGCGCGCATGTCTTCTGCGAAAAGCCCGTCTTCCTCGACCCGGTCAACGGCCGACGACTGATCGACCTCGCCAGCGCTCGGGCCCGGATCATCTTCCCTGGGCACAACTACCTCTTTGCGCCGGTCCTGAACGCGCTACGCGAACAGTGCTCACCAGCACGCATCGGCCGGCCGCAGCGGGTCGAGATCACCATCGACCGCACCCGGCCTGCCCCCGGCATCTCGGACTGGCGGCCTGACTGGCGCAGCGACCGTGGCGTCGCAGGTGGCGGAATCCTGGTCGACCACGGCGCACACTGCGTGTACCTCACCGAGTGGCTCTGCGACCGGCGGATCCGCCAGGTGTCGTGCCGGATCCGGTACGGCGCATCCGGCATCGATCACTGGAGCGAGTTGCGGCTACGCCTCGGCGGCGGCGCCACCGCGACGGTGACACTCGACTGGCGAGCTGCCAGCAGACGGACCGCGTACCGGGTCATCGGCGAGTACGGCACCGCCGCTGCCGTCCTCGACGACCAACCGGGTGCGGTGCCCGGCGGCCGCGTCGCCGGAGCGGTTCCGGCTCAGGGCAGGAGCGGTCACGCCCACTCGGACTGGATGCCGGAGATGGCTCGCGAGGTACTTCGCCACGTGGCCTGCGCGAGCGACGTACGGACGCTGGCCGCGCCCGCGCTGACCGTCGCGGAGGTGATCGCCGCCGCTTACGCCTCCGCCCGAGCCGGCAGCCGGTGGCATGCGGTCGACGCCCACGACCCAGAGAGGACACACCGACCAAGCTGA
- a CDS encoding formylglycine-generating enzyme family protein codes for MRSIVLRAGQFGSPTSALRAVRAAAQDLDGVGMLLVALAGHVAHFERTTGDLVSLVLPNSVPGRPGSMLPMADLIAELHGYDATGSVVICADLTTAPSGSVPLSPIPGVHLLASIPGPTVAVGRTCHDALAAELGDLAASGELRPLNEVLHRAADRARASGVAVHVSALDRPIVLSAKYPEEQLPDYVREDLYSPHAGSRLDAVTELAALAPSSAHARVCLQRVATHDSADEVRSYAESMSRQAEQPTLQELLDNGRISATGISDALHRPALPDFVPHSGGEVVIGLDPPDSRFSSCRPRHLLRLPPFELARTVVTNSQYLAFVAVAGGPCPEHWATGDNLWDEPSLPVVMVSWHDAVRYCDWLTRRLRAVGRLTADQRVVLPSEAEWEYAASNGRGDPYPWGSAADPRGRRTNIRATGLDVVVAPGRFSPQGDSAAGCQDLIGNVSEWTRSRWGTSGRLPTFHYPYQADDGREANGPLPDARYVIRGGAYYYGRECANSYTRNQRLATQRHPATGFRVAVVRRTG; via the coding sequence CTTCGAACGCACGACCGGTGACCTGGTGTCCCTCGTACTCCCGAACTCGGTGCCGGGTCGTCCCGGCAGCATGTTGCCGATGGCCGACCTGATCGCCGAGCTGCATGGCTACGACGCGACAGGAAGCGTCGTGATCTGCGCCGATCTCACCACGGCGCCGAGCGGGAGCGTACCGCTGTCGCCGATACCCGGCGTACACCTGCTCGCGTCCATCCCCGGGCCGACAGTCGCAGTCGGGCGCACCTGCCACGACGCCCTCGCCGCCGAACTCGGCGACCTGGCCGCTTCCGGCGAGCTCCGGCCGCTGAACGAGGTCCTGCACCGTGCGGCGGACCGCGCCCGGGCCAGCGGCGTAGCGGTGCACGTCAGCGCCCTTGACCGACCGATAGTTCTCAGCGCGAAGTACCCCGAGGAACAGCTGCCCGACTACGTGCGCGAGGACCTCTACTCACCCCACGCAGGGTCGCGTCTCGACGCCGTCACCGAGCTGGCCGCTCTCGCGCCCAGCAGCGCACACGCGCGGGTCTGCCTGCAGCGGGTCGCCACCCACGACAGCGCCGACGAGGTACGCAGCTATGCGGAATCCATGAGCCGCCAGGCCGAGCAGCCCACGCTGCAGGAACTACTCGACAACGGGCGGATCTCGGCCACCGGGATCAGCGACGCGCTGCACCGGCCGGCGCTGCCCGACTTCGTGCCCCACTCCGGCGGCGAGGTCGTCATCGGCCTCGATCCGCCGGACAGCAGGTTCAGTTCGTGCCGACCCCGGCATCTGCTCCGACTCCCGCCGTTCGAGCTGGCCCGCACGGTGGTGACCAACAGCCAGTACCTGGCGTTCGTCGCCGTCGCCGGTGGACCCTGCCCCGAGCACTGGGCCACCGGTGACAACCTGTGGGATGAGCCCAGCCTGCCGGTGGTGATGGTGTCCTGGCACGACGCCGTCCGTTACTGCGACTGGCTCACCCGACGGCTGCGGGCCGTCGGCCGGCTGACCGCAGACCAGCGTGTCGTGCTGCCCAGCGAAGCCGAGTGGGAGTACGCCGCCAGCAACGGGCGGGGCGATCCCTACCCGTGGGGTAGCGCCGCCGACCCTCGCGGTCGCCGGACGAACATCCGCGCCACCGGCCTCGACGTGGTCGTCGCGCCGGGCCGGTTCTCGCCCCAGGGCGACAGCGCGGCAGGGTGCCAGGACCTGATCGGCAACGTCTCGGAGTGGACCCGCAGCAGGTGGGGAACCTCGGGACGGCTACCGACCTTTCACTACCCGTACCAGGCCGACGATGGTCGGGAAGCTAACGGCCCGTTACCCGACGCGCGGTACGTCATCCGCGGCGGTGCCTACTACTACGGTAGGGAGTGCGCCAATTCCTACACTCGCAATCAGCGGCTCGCTACCCAACGACATCCGGCGACCGGATTCCGGGTCGCGGTCGTCCGGCGTACGGGATAG